The following proteins are co-located in the Melanotaenia boesemani isolate fMelBoe1 chromosome 5, fMelBoe1.pri, whole genome shotgun sequence genome:
- the LOC121639938 gene encoding leucine-rich repeat and fibronectin type-III domain-containing protein 4, with amino-acid sequence MPVPPPLNPRRQTHLPHTNLHPEQRTERSSFTSPIPPSIVSISLLPPPLISSFPSSSHLIHWACPRATKRTIPDSVTFPVFHWLTLVTCCLLPSLIGAGETWGVVSACPFHCVCRNLSESLSTLCADKGLLFVPPHVDRRTVELRLADNFITEVGGNDFVNMTGLVDLTLSRNTIHLIRPMTFADLESLRSLHLDGNRLTIIGPRDLAGLVNLQHLIINNNQLVKVSVQAFDDFLLTLEDLDLSYNNLRRVPWESIQNMASLHTLNLDHNLIDHIAEGVFGELYKLARLDMTSNRLRTLPPDSLFARSQTGAVSPTPYNAVISLNFGGNPLHCNCELLWLRRLIRGDDMETCATPAHLAGRYFWSIPEEEFTCEPPLITRHTHKLWVLEGQRATLKCRAIGDPEPIVHWVSPDDRIVANSSRTSSFSNGTLDILVTVARDDGAYTCIAINAAGEATAIVDLKIIPLPHRGGVNGNTGSSSVNTKNNRNVTNGILRTDPGSSDISTGKNGINNSAGRGGETEDGRRDGEVTDGDSGRASEGEGPDGASMEEDDGDEEEGRMVGVQGVTSTSAQVRWDLGRLSEAYVVWMYQIQYNCTADETLIYRILPSTSDRFLLKNLVSGVDYNLCVLAIFDDSITSLAATKVLGCASFSTKDVYPACRSLQAHFLGGTLTILVGGVVVVTLLVFTVALMVRHRVCNHGDHMICHNGNSEAGSGACCQGGVGGGGGDKGGNGSGCYQSNGSGDVMMVVLPNGLPSKRGGERGKEKDKEKEKDEGDPASSKPPKLPPKPRPKPKVNLEQFLSAGGVVSTTTGAENEMALVVRQRKQDRALPHNLESDRTPLYYSPSPPSTLPRQSRSRDRPNPRLERELTNRASFSLAAPLRDSELLDWRITPRSRDKWNSSQAYQSPVSPLSPARGTVGKRRHSLDMGSSVALATDAAATVARHYGAVSYAKRLSVIWTRRSQSLHGMLVQCASTTSTTSSTTSDEGESGGGFGVHDYQRGYIHAYNTTNSNSNTRITTGKERSREKGKGGNGAEDLEESVV; translated from the exons ATGCCTGTCCCCCCACCCCTCAATCCCCGCAGACAAACACACCTGCCCCACACAAACCTCCACCCTGAACAGAGAACAGAGCGCTCCAGCTTCACGTctcccatccctccatccatcgtCTCTATCTCACTACTCCCCCCTCCTCTCATCTCATCTTTTCCCTCCTCATCACATCTCATCCACTGGGCCTGCCCCAGGGCAACAAAGAGAACAATTCCAGACTCTGTCACCTTCCCTGTGTTTCACTGGCTGACTCTGGTCACATGCTGCCTGCTGCCTTCTCTGATCGGAGCTGGGGAAACGTGGGGTGTGGTCTCGGCCTGTCCTTTCCACTGTGTGTGCCGAAACCTTTCCGAATCCCTCAGCACACTCTGTGCCGACAAAGGCCTCCTGTTCGTCCCTCCGCATGTTGACCGTCGAACGGTGGAACTACGACTGGCTGACAACTTCATCACCGAAGTGGGTGGGAATGACTTTGTCAACATGACTGGATTGGTTGATTTGACTCTGTCCAGGAACACAATCCACCTAATTCGACCAATGACCTTTGCTGACCTGGAAAGTTTGCGCTCGCTGCATCTGGATG GTAACCGCTTAACAATAATCGGACCCAGGGATCTAGCAGGTTTGGTCAACCTCCAACACCTCATTATCAACAACAACCAGCTAGTTAAAGTCTCCGTCCAGGCTTTTGATGACTTCTTGCTTACCTTGGAGGACCTTGACCTGTCTTACAACAACCTCAGAAG GGTACCCTGGGAGTCCATTCAGAACATGGCCAGCTTGCACACTCTGAACCTGGACCACAACTTAATAGACCACATAGCAGAAGGAGTCTTTGGAGAGCTTTATAAGCTTGCACGGCTGGATATGACCTCCAACAGGCTGCGAACCCTGCCTCCTGACTCACTCTTTGCAAG GTCTCAAACAGGTGCAGTAAGTCCCACACCCTACAACGCTGTCATAAGCCTGAACTTTGGTGGGAACCCACTCCACTGTAATTGTGAGCTTTTATGGTTAAGGCGGCTTATCCGTGGAGATGACATGGAGACATGTGCCACCCCTGCTCACCTGGCTGGAAG GTATTTCTGGTCCATTCCTGAGGAGGAGTTTACTTGTGAACCACCTCTCATCACTCGACACACCCACAAGCTGTGGGTGCTGGAGGGCCAACGGGCCACTCTAAAATGCCGTGCAATTGGAGATCCTGAGCCGATAGTCCACTGGGTTTCACCAGATGATCGTATTGTTGCCAACTCATCCAGGACCAGTTCTTTCAGCAATGGGACCTTGGATATTTTGGTAACGGTCGCCCGGGATGACGGGGCGTACACGTGTATTGCAATAAATGCAGCAGGTGAAGCAACTGCCATTGTGGACCTGAAAATAATCCCACTTCCACACCGGGGTGGGGTCAATGGGAACACTGGAAGCAGCAGTGTAAACACAAAGAACAATAGGAATGTGACCAACGGGATTTTAAGGACTGATCCAGGCTCATCGGATATCAGCACTGGGAAAAATGGGATTAACAACAGTGCAGGACGTGGGGGAGAAACCGAGGATGGGAGGAGAGATGGAGAAGTCACCGACGGTGACAGTGGAAGGGCCTCAGAAGGGGAGGGGCCAGATGGAGCAAGCATGGAGGAGGATGATGGGGATGAGGAGGAAGGCAGGATGGTTGGAGTGCAGGGCGTGACATCCACTTCGGCTCAGGTCCGATGGGATTTAGGGCGTTTATCTGAAGCTTACGTTGTCTGGATGTATCAGATACAATACAACTGCACCGCAGATGAGACCCTCATCTACAG AATCCTGCCATCTACCAGCGACCGTTTCCTGTTGAAGAACTTGGTTTCTGGTGTGGACTACAACTTGTGCGTATTGGCCATTTTTGATGACTCAATCACGTCACTGGCAGCAACAAAAGTTCTGGGCTGCGCTTCATTCTCCACCAAGGACGTTTACCCAGCATGCCGCTCTCTCCAAGCCCACTTTCTGGGTGGAACGCTCACTATACTGGTTGGCGGTGTTGTTGTGGTGACTCTACTTGTGTTTACTGTGGCACTCATGGTTCGCCACCGTGTTTGCAATCATGGCGACCACATGATTTGTCATAATGGCAACAGCGAGGCAGGAAGTGGTGCCTGCTGTCAGGGTggagtaggaggaggaggaggagacaaagGGGGAAATGGCAGCGGCTGCTACCAATCAAATGGCTCTGGAGATGTGATGATGGTGGTCCTGCCCAATGGTTTGCCCTCCAagaggggaggggagaggggaAAGGAGAAGGACAAGGAGAAGGAAAAAGATGAAGGCGATCCTGCTTCCTCTAAGCCTCCAAAACTGCCCCCAAAACCCAGGCCAAAGCCTAAAGTCAACCTGGAGCAGTTTCTTTCAGCTGGTGGGGTGGTTTCCACAACAACAGGAGCTGAAAATGAGATGGCACTGGTTGTGAGGCAGCGGAAGCAGGACAGGGCATTACCACACAACCTCGAGAGTGACAGAACTCCCCTTTATTACTCCCCTTCTCCTCCATCTACCCTGCCCCGACAGTCACGTTCCAGGGATCGCCCAAATCCCCGTCTGGAGCGAGAACTGACAAATCGAGCCAGTTTCTCTCTGGCTGCCCCCTTGAGAGACTCAGAGCTGTTGGACTGGAGAATCACACCCAGAAGCAGGGACAAATGGAACTCCTCACAGGCTTATCAGAGCCCTGTTTCCCCTCTAAGCCCTGCCCGTGGGACTGTTGGCAAACGGCGGCACTCACTGGATATGGGTTCCTCTGTTGCCCTAGCAACTGATGCTGCAGCAACTGTTGCCAGGCACTATGGTGCTGTAAGTTATGCCAAGCGGCTGAGCGTGATCTGGACGAGACGGAGTCAGTCGCTTCATGGGATGCTGGTACAATGCGCATCGACGACAAGCACAACCTCATCAACAACCAGTGATGAGGGTGAAAGTGGTGGGGGCTTTGGGGTTCATGATTACCAACGGGGGTACATCCACGCTTACAACACTACCAACTCAAACTCAAACACTAGGATAACAACTGGGAAAGAAAGGAGTAGAGAGAAAGGTAAGGGCGGGAATGGTGCTGAAGATTTGGAGGAGAGTGTTGTGTAG